From Odontesthes bonariensis isolate fOdoBon6 chromosome 21, fOdoBon6.hap1, whole genome shotgun sequence, a single genomic window includes:
- the desi1a gene encoding desumoylating isopeptidase 1: MDKNTTRYNVQLYIYDLSRGMARNLSPIMLGKQLDGIWHTAIVAYGDEFFFGGEGISSCPPGGTMLGPPDTVVELGETEVTDEIFMEYLSSLGESTYRGDRYRLFEHNCNTFTNEVAQFLTGRSIPSYITDLPSEVLSTPFGQILRPILDSIHIAPPGGNVINRGRSI, translated from the exons ATGGACAAGAACACAACGCGATACAATGTCCAACTTTATATCTATGATTTGTCAAGAGGAATGGCTCGCAACCTCAGTCCTATTATGTTAG GTAAACAACTGGATGGTATATG GCACACAGCTATTGTAGCATATGGGGATGAGTTCTTCTTCGGAGGGGAGGGGATCTCCAGCTGTCCACCG GGTGGGACTATGCTGGGACCCCCGGACACGGTGGTGGAGCTGGGCGAGACCGAGGTGACTGACGAGATCTTCATGGAATACCTCTCCTCCCTTGGAGAAAGCACATACAG aggtgacAGGTATCGTCTGTTTGAGCACAACTGCAACACTTTCACCAACGAGGTGGCTCAGTTCCTGACGGGCAGGTCTATCCCTTCTTACATCACCGACCTTCCGTCCGAAGTCCTGTCCAC ACCGTTCGGCCAGATCCTGCGGCCCATTCTTGACTCTATTCACATCGCCCCCCCGGGAGGTAACGTCATCAACAGGGGAAGAAGCATTTAA